The following is a genomic window from Hyperolius riggenbachi isolate aHypRig1 chromosome 4, aHypRig1.pri, whole genome shotgun sequence.
AGGTGATGTCAGAACCCTCAGGGTTATATATGCTAAAAGATCCCTTTCTCACTCTGTTTGTTTGTGAGCATGGAGGACGCAGctgggtcagctcctgcgcaGTCTGCCAGGCCTGCCCAAgacccctctctggcaagtacttATGTTATCATGCtggacatatacatatatatatatatatatatatagaggggATACTAATGGAAGTATTTGTCTATTTGTTTTTTATAGCCTGAAAAACATGACAAAACGGATAAAGCAGCTACTGGGCAATCTAGTCATGGATCCAGTGGGTCTAGCAAATCTGGGAAGAAATGTGCCATTTGTTTTAGTCGTTTGTCATCCTCATCTTCAAAGAAGCTTTGTCAGGACTGTACTAATAAGCTAGTAAAGGATGAATCCCCGGTTATATTTAAGGATCTGATGGGCTGGATGAGGGCAGAAATGTCTACTGCCATTAAGGAAATTAAGGATTCTGCTATTTCGGCTCAAACCACAGCTCCTAGCTCTGCGGATATGCCTGGCCCCAGCAGTATGCTTCCTATTGTGCCCAATATCAATGCTGCACCTCCTCTAGTCCCAACTCCGCATACAGAGCCGGCAGGGGCAAGCGGTAATAGGGATAGTGATGCAGAAGGTTCAGAACTTTCAGAAGGAGAAATTTCTGAATTAGAGGAGATACCTGAAGGGGAAGAATAGAGGGTACAGATAGGCCTCAGAAGTTTGCCTTTTCCCCTGACTTAATGAAGGACCTTTTGTCCTCCATGCATGAAATTATGGGCATAAAATCTGAACAGAAACCATTAACTCCCCTGGATCAGATGTATGAAGGTTTGGCGGACCCCCAGTCACATTATATTCCGGTCCATTCTACTTTAAAAACTATGATTAAGAAGGAATGGGATAATCCTGAGAAGCGGGCCTTTTGGCCTAAGTCCTTATCCAGGCGTTATCCCTTTTCTCCTGAAGACCAGGAATGCTGGGGTCCTCCGCCAAAGCTGGATCCATCTTTTTCTAGGGTGTCTAGAAGATCTGACTTATTGTTTGAGGATTTCGGGAATCTTAAAGACCCGATAGATAAAAAGATGGATAACGTTTTGAGGCGAGCCTGGGAATCTTCCTCATTAACCTTCAAACCAGCAATAGCATCTACAGCAGTTAGTAGATCCTTAAAAACATGGCTTTCAGACTTACAATTTAAAATCGCTAATGGAGCCTCTAGAGAAGAAATGCTCGGGGACTTCCCAAAAATTATGAATGCATCTAATTATATGGTTGATGCGTCGGATGATACCGTAAAGCTGACTGCTAGGACCACAGCGTTAGTTAACTCTGCTAGAAGACGTGTATGGGTTAAGACCTGGAACGGAGATATCTCGTCCAAATCTAAACTTTGTGGTATCCCTTGTGAAGGAAAGCTTTTGTTTGGGTCTAGATTGGATGACACTCTAGATCGTACAGCAGACAGTAAGAAAAATTTTCCTAGGAAGCGGCCATTTCAGAATAGACGGCCATTTCGGGCCCCCTCAAAAAATGAGCCGGAAAACAAGTCTTCCAGAAATAAGAGATGGGCCCCTTATAGACAACAAAAACCGCGTTTTGGCACCACTAGTGCCAAAAAGACGGACAAACAATGACGCCATCATTCCGGTGGGGGGGAGAGTGTCACATTTTTTCGAAAAATGGCAACAACTTCTTCAGAACCAGTGGCTACTAAATATCGTGCTAGAAGGTTACAGAATAGAATTCACTCAACCCCCCCCTCACAACTTTGTCCTAACTCCTTGCCCAAGAAATCAATCCATAAGAATTGCACTCCAAGCAGAAGTGAGGTCACTCCTTCAAAAAAGAGTAATACGAGAGGTTCCAAGAGTTCAAAGGGAACAGGGGTTTTACTCCCCAGTCTTTCTGGTAAAAAAAACCTCAGGGGGATTATCGATTTATTCTAAATCTAAAGACTCTGAATCTAATTGTAAAATACAGAAAGTTCAGAATGGACAACATTCGATCTGTGATTCATCTCTTACAGAGCAACGATTATTTAGCAACCATAGACCTAAAGGATGCTTACCTACATCTACCAATCCACCTCTCTTCTCAACAGTATCTGAGGTTTGCCGTGTGGATGGAAGGGAAGGTAAGACACTTTCAATTTATTGCCTTACCTTTTGGATTATCTTCAGCTCCATGGTTATTTACTAAGGTTACAGCTGAAATTTTAGCCCTTCTTAGGTTAGAGGGGGTTAATATTGTTGGTTACCTAGACGATTTCCTATTATGGGGTGCTTCCGCCAGCTCTGTTAGTTCTCAGCTTTCTAAAACTATATGCCTTCTCCAGGACCTAGGGTGGATAATTAATTGGAATAAATCTTCCCTAAAACCTTCTCAGCGACTAGAATTCCTGGGTTTCTGTATTTCCACCAGAGAAGAAAGATTGTTTTTACCTGATAGGAAGATCAATACTATTTTTAATAATGTTTTGTCTTTTCAGAAATCAAGGAGCATATCTTTAAGGAAAGCTATGGCAGTGCTAGGCATTCTGACTTCCTCCTTCCCGGCAGTACAATGGGGCCAGTTCCACTCAAGATTTCTCCAGTCGTGGATTCTAAGGTCATGGAACAGGTCTCTAGCGTCTCTAGACAAAAAGCTCATCATTCCACAGAATATAAAGGCCTCTCTTCTGTGGTGGCAGAAAGCAGTACACCTTTCCCCAGGTCGTCTGTGGAATTATCCACAACAAGTTACAATTACAACCGATGCCAGCTtgtggggttggggagcccacttcAACTCTCAACCAGCTCAGGGGAAATGGAGTGTTGCAGAGAGGTCACAATCTTCAAACAGCAGAGAACTGGAAGCAGTATGGCAAGCATTGTGTCATTTCAACCATCAGATCACAGACTGCCATGTCAAAATAGAGACAGACAACAGGAGTGTGGTAGCCTTCTTAAACAGGCAGGGAGGCACGAGGAGTCAAAGCTTATGGGAAACGACAGCGAGAATCCTTTTTTGGGCAGAAAAGAATCTCAGATCTCTAACAGCAATACACTTGAAGGGTACATCGAACCAGGTGGCAGATTACCTAAGCAGAGAAAAACTGGATCCGAACGAGTGGTCTCTGGATCAGGAGATATTCCACCAGGTGGCATTACAGTGGGGATATCCCGAAGTAGACCTTTTTGCAAGAAGGGGAAATGCAAAGTGTCATCACTTCTGTGCTCTGTTTCCAAAGGATCTCCCATGGAAGTTGGACGCCTTTACGGTGGATTGGGGGATTGCAAGGATGTATGCCTTTCCGCCAATACCACTTTTATCAAGAGTGATAAAGAAGATTGTCCAGGATCAGGCCCGAGTAATCCTAATAGCTCCACTTTGGCCGAAGAGGCCATGGTTCACATATCTGAAAAAATTAGCAGTTTCAGATCCAATTGTTTTTCCTCTTCTTCCACACCTAATATCGCAGGGTCCAGTCCAGCATCCGGATCTGGCAAGACTACACCTTTCAGCTTGGAACTTGAATGGGGCATGCTGAAAGCAAAAGGGTTCTCAGATGGCCTATCAGAGACTTTGATACAGAGTAGGAAGAAAGTTACGCGTACAATATATCAAAAAGCCTGGAGGGTATTTAGTGAGTGGTGTTTAGAAAGATCTTGTGACAGGGATTCGCTTACATCAGTTTTGGAATTCCTGCAATGCGGATATAAGAAAGGCCTAAGTATAAGTACACTTAAGGTTCAGGTGTCCGCCATCAGTGTTTATCTAGAAAAACGTCTTGCTCAGGAAGATTTAGTGATACGTTTTTTTCAAGCCTTAAAAAGACTAAAACCTATAAATTATAATAAGAAGCAGAGTTCCTGCTTGGGACTTAAATACTGTATTACAGGGGTTATGTGAGTCCCCTTTTGAACCTTTAACGGAAATTTCAGACAAATTCCTCACTTTAAAGACAGCCTTCCTATTGGCAATTACGTCAGCTAGAAGAATAAGTGAGCTTCAGTCATTATCAATTAAAGAACCTTACTGTATCATCTCGGAAGATAGAATTACGCTTCGCCCTGATGCGGCTTTTCTTCCAAAGGTAGTCTCCTCTTTCcacaggaatcaggaaattttCTTACCTTCCTTCTGTGAGAATCCTACCAATGATAAGGAGAAGAAATTGCATTGTCTCGATGTCAGGAGATGCCTGTTACATTACCTGAATAGAACAGCTCACTGGAGGAAAACAGACTATGTTTACTCTATTTGCCGGAAAATTCAGAGGAAACAAGGCTTCAAAGGCAACATTGGCACGATGGATAAAGCAGACAATTACTTCAGCATATCAGACGCAGGGGAAACAGTTGAAATGTCCCATCAGAGCACATTCCACAAGAGGAATAtcaacttcctgggcagagagggcaggggcttCTATAGATCAGATCTGCAGAGCTGCTACCTGGTCGAATCAGAATACCTTTGTAAAACACTATCGCCTGAATGTATCGGCGGGAACAGACCTTTCTTTTGGAAGGAAGGTGTTGCAGGCAGTGGTCCCTCCCTAAGACTAATatcttgtatatcgtctcatccaagggtgctgtccaatgacgttctgggaaagacaactttacttacggtaacgtcttttccagtagtcagaaggacagcacccctgcaacccgccctttcTTGGGTGGAGTAACTATCATGTAAGTAATGGGCTATGGTCCGTGTCATCTATTGTATTAACTGAGGCTTTAGGGTAGGTTACTCTTACTTATACTGCTGCCTAtctgttatgcaaatcttttatcttgcagttcctgtccacggtggggagggagacaggtctcatccaggggtgctgtccttctgactactggaaaagacgttaccgtaagtaaagttgtcttttggcatacagctcatgaaaatccaaaatttctatctcaaaaatttagcatatttcatccgaccaataaaagtaaagtgtttttaaaacaaaaaaagtcaaccttcaaataattatgttaagttatgcactcaatacttggtcgggaacccttttgtagaaatgactgcttcaatgcggcgtggcatggaggcaatcagcctgtggcactgctcaggtgttatggaggcccaggatgcttccatagaggccttaagctcatccagtgtGTTGGGTctagcgtctctcaactttctcttcacaatatcccacagattctctatggggttcaggtcaggagagttggcaggccaattgagcacagtaataccatggtcattaaaccatttaccagtggttttggcactgtgagcaggtgccaggtcgtgctgaaaaaatgaaatcttcatctccataaagcttttcagcagatggaagcatgaagtgctccaaaatctgatagctagctgcattgaccctgcccttgataaaacacagtggaccaacaccagcagctgacatggcaccccagaccatcactgactgtgggtacttgacactggacttcaggcattttggcatttccctctccccagtctttctccagactctggcaccttgatttccgaatgacatgcaaaagttgctttcacccgaaaaaagtactttggaccactgagcaacagtccagtgctgtttctctgtagcccaggtcaggcgcttctgccgctgtttctggttcaaaagtggcttgacctggggaatacggcacctgtagcccattttctgcacacgcctgtacacggtggctctggatgtttctactccagactcagtccactgcttccgcaggtcccccaaggtctggaattggtGCTCCTCCACAATctttctcagcagcagcagcgccgtagaggagatcggtgatccccggcctctgattggccggggaccgccggcacctgataggctgaagcctatcctatccgctcgcacggggagggagagggagggaaagaggccaggaatcgctgcggaggggggctttgaagagcccccccccccgcaagcagccggcggcgataagacccccccagcaggacatccccctagtggggaaaaagggggggaagtctgatcgccctggctgctatctgatcggtgctgcgggctggagagcccacgcagcaccgatcagaaaaatacccccctggcacagaagtggttaaaacaataaaaggcttgaactacttcagttgtgtgtaatgaatctgaaataaatgaaagtctaatgttcatcagtacattacagaaaataatgaactttatcacaatatgtgtatatatatatatatatatatatatatatatatatatatatatatatatatatatatatatatatatatatatatatatatatataatgtgtgtgtgtgtgtgtatatcaacCTTTTACCAGTCGCAGTACTAGTGGCTGTATTTATagataactagctgattgcccggcgttgcccgggaatatatttggctggtgtcggctccacccactttttataaccctaacaattaatcaatgaccaagtttgtgagctttttggtctttggcatcaataatttgtattgaaatgaaaaaaatctgatgggttgtttgtggctccacccccttttctgaatttgaaccccagtcacccaatgaccaactgtaccaggtttgaggcctgtgccattaacagtgcaagaatggtagcaattaaata
Proteins encoded in this region:
- the LOC137570406 gene encoding uncharacterized protein, with translation MDNIRSVIHLLQSNDYLATIDLKDAYLHLPIHLSSQQYLRFAVWMEGKKSRSISLRKAMAVLGILTSSFPAVQWGQFHSRFLQSWILRSWNRSLASLDKKLIIPQNIKASLLWWQKAVHLSPGRLWNYPQQVTITTDASLWGWGAHFNSQPAQGKWSVAERSQSSNSRELEAVWQALCHFNHQITDCHVKIETDNRSVVAFLNRQGGTRSQSLWETTARILFWAEKNLRSLTAIHLKGTSNQVADYLSREKLDPNEWSLDQEIFHQVALQWGYPEVDLFARRGNAKCHHFCALFPKDLPWKLDAFTVDWGIARMYAFPPIPLLSRVIKKIVQDQARVILIAPLWPKRPWFTYLKKLAVSDPIVFPLLPHLISQGPVQHPDLARLHLSAWNLNGAC